Genomic window (Danio rerio strain Tuebingen ecotype United States chromosome 24, GRCz12tu, whole genome shotgun sequence):
AGGAAATTCCAGATTTTTACaacgttactgtaatttttcacagaaAATTACAAGAGTATAATTTACCGGATTTAactgtaaatatttaaagtaatgtgttgtatttataatttgttgtgAAATTGATCAAATTAGCATGattgctgcaaattactgtaaaaggcactatatcttttgcatgttagttatagaaatcaaactgtttttatttcattcaacatagacattaatacaaattaactttTATACTTGGACTGGTACTTATTTGATTTTTagaaataacagaatgttattgcAGGCCCCAAAACAATTTGGTTCCATCTTCAAAAATAACTTGAAAGAAAATCATCCGGTTTTGAAACGACACAAATCTCATAGTGAATTTTCGAGTGAACttcatctttatttaattttataaggttaacatggaaATATGAAATCACTTTTAATAAACATAATTGTGCTTagttaaaacataataaactaaagtaattaatttataaaaccaAACACTGTTTAACACTCAAAACAATTTCAAAGTTAGGGTAAATGTCAAAATGACAAGCTGAGGAAAGCctgcttcacagtaaaatatagtcaattctacaagataatactaaAGTATAATACACTATAGTTGTAACTtcacattaatttaatttaacaaaatccCAGTAACTACCTCACAGTAATTTgttgtgaatttacaaatagtattttactgtgaaagtaatgaaattattagccagtaatttactgtgaatttaaggtcaaatttttacATTGTACAAAAACTGGCTAAAATAGTTAAGGGTATTGTTTAAATTAATACTAAGGGACAGAAtgcttcattctgattggctgatgaacattatTAAAGTGTGCAGATATTTTTAGATAAATGCACAGTtaaagtagttccaggcaggttTTAACTGCATTAGATTTCCACATCACTATACTGAAGTGAAGGATTTCAACTACTTCACAGCCTAATACTGTCAAAAGTCAAATCAAAAGCAAACGAAAACAATAGGCTGACATATAAAAAAACTGACATATATCATGAAATACAACATGTGAACAGTGTCTTTAGGTGTGGTGACCATGTAGTATAAGCAAAATACTTTACTCCAgtccaatttatttaatttattttgaaaaaacaaaaaataaatcatacaCTTAAAACAATTCTTCAAACAAAATACGTTACACCATGGTTGAAATGGAGTGGGAGGAAGcgcaagcttattattttccccaccTCATTACCGCACACATCATTCATCTATACTTCATTTTATCTCTTCTTTGTACATGAGATATATTTCATCCTTTTTGCAGCTTTTACATATGATATGGTTAAATCACTATTTGTAAATTTTCTTTGTATAACATAGATCCAAACGTGGTGTATACAgacaataattaaaattttattatacctttttttgtttttttttacaaccacCTCTCATTATATtccttaaataatatatattttatacaaagtTTTCTATTGATTACTATCCTGACATtgttttagaatattttataGATTGTTCCACAATTTCACACAatgacagacatacacaaactttttaaagttgttctTGTTTTCAACATCCGGAAATtttgttcttctctcagattatatcgtccatgtctttcttcaaaaaaaaaaaaaaaaattgtttgcattTTAGAAGTAGCTATTTCCTAGCTTTAACATAAACTGTGTCATTAAATTTAACCAGATCATTAAACTTaatcttcaatttaaaaaaaaaaagattttgtatgCTCCAAAAACTCCACATTTTCTATCATTCTAATTACTTTCTTCTGTATTGTACTTGGGGATCGTAAATTAGATTTATATGCATTTCCCCAAATTTAAACACAATAACTCAGTGCATTAGATAgattattacaaaataattacTGCATTACTTCTCTATTAATTTAACAGCTCATCGTCAATTACTCTTTACATAATAACTTGAGGTTACACGTTTAATATAATCCTGAACCAGgtttatatttgatatatttctCTTTAGGTGTTGACCAAAGACTCAGTGACTATCATGGTGGATGCAGTGGTCTACTATCGAATCTTTAACCCCACTGTCTCCATTACTAAAGTGGAGAATGCAAATTATGCTACACAGATGCTTGCACAGACTACATTACGAAACATGCTCGGAACTAAGAGCCTGGCAGACATCCTAAAAGACAGAGAGGAGATGTCAGAACAGATGGAGGCAAGTTGCACCTGCTTTAGTTCTACCTTTAAAAATAGGTTCTTTATTGGCacaaaatgtatttctttaataTAGAAACTTTAACAGTCAAGAAATCTCACACAAGTCTGCACAAAATGATaataacacactgtaaaacccaaaaagttaagttaactcaaaccatttCAGTTAACAGATTGCAACAAGCCATTTcagttcaaaaacgaatcctaatgagtactgtgaacataatccatttgagtaaatgaagcaatttgagcacagtaaaacccaataaatgaactcaaaccaactgagtactgtaaaacccaataagctaAGGCAagtcaaactgtttgaggaaaccgattgcaacaaaccatttgagttaaaaaactaatctatatgagttgAAATACtggggtatttaattaactcattacctttaacataGTTGAAAGTTTAAAACtcctttcaaatgagtagaattaacgttcagtacattttgagttacctacactcatttcatttgatgaagctgactgttgggttttataaTGTAATAGATGTGTTTCAAATGTCCTGTTCACACAGTGGAGGctcatataataatattaattgtgcTTTTTTTATCTCACGATTCTGACTTTCTAGCAATTGAAAATTTAAAtcttacatattttttttctacattatGTAAACTCAGATTTCTGAGGAACAACAACTGAATTGTGAAATATAAACCCAGAACTAAAAGATTTTAATTATACTCAGAATTGTCAAATACAAAGTCAAGAATTGAAGAACAATGTTTAGAATTTGGAtaatttttcagttttgagtTATATCTTTAAATTCTGCCTTATTCTGCATATAAACTCTTTAGTGCAAGAAATAAAGTTGcaattctgtgaaaaaaaaacacagaatcgCAAAATCGAAAATCCCTATTAATGACTCAATCACACTTTAGATTTTCCCTTTAAAAAGGTTtatttagttaatgtatttaatgtatgtatcagaataaataaacaaataatgcttTGGAATCCCTTGAGGGATACTAAATagcaagtacatttttatttttgggtgaactagctcTTTAAATGTACTGTGAACtgttgatcattttattttgtgcCTGACAGGCTGTGCTGTATTCTGCTTCCAAAAACTGGGGGATCAAAGTGGAACGGGTCGAGCTCAAAGACGTCAAACTGCCCACCACTTTACAGAGAGCCATGGCAGCTGAAGCCGAGGCCAGCAGGGATGCCCGAGCCAAGGTGTGTGTCTGAGCACTGAAAGATTGTTACATGCTTTAAACGCACAAACACATGCTATACTGTCTGCTCTGGCGGGCCTGCCAAGTTTAGTCTTATCAGCTTTGCAGCTTTGTGTTCAGTCTGTCTGGAGAGACACGGTGTTCTCTGATTGGTGGATAAACACCGGCAGCCCCTCACACACAGTCGGTCAGGGGTGTAGATGAGCTGTAACCCCCTTAAGCCAATCAGTTTCCAAAACAAGACCTACAGAGGAGTACAACACTTGCAGGTCAAGTTGCTATTTGTGATGCGTGAGGACTCACCTCGAAGAAtccattatactgtatattatttatttttgattctcCCCCTAAATTTAACTAACTTTTCATTTAACTAACTAaattttaaagaagttttttcGATGCATCACATATTTCCCCATTTATTTTCcacatattatataaaaaatataaatacattttaggaatacataatattttctgttacaatttaatttaagctgcaacacagtggcgcagtaggcagtgctgtcgccttacagcaagaaggttgctggttcgagcctcgggttggtcagttggcatttctatgtggagtttgcatgttctccctgcgttcgcgtgggtttcctccggctgctccggtttcctccatagtccaaagacatacagtacaggtgaattgggtaggctaaattgtccgtagtgtatgagtgtgaatgagtgtgtgtgtgtgtggatgtttcccagagatgggttgtggctggaaggtcatccgctgcgcaaaaacgtgctggataagttggtggttcattccgctgggggcgactccggattaataaagggactaagctgaaaagaaaatgaatgaatgaatttaagttaagctaaatgtttatttaaatgagtTCTGTGAAGGCTATACTATACATAACATGACAGTTTTTCTCAAAGAAAGTTGTTTAATGATTTGTTCATCGTTTTCATGACTCTCTGTAGAGTAAATtccattattatgattatgatttcaTTTATTAACAGCGATATAATGTAAACTACACTACATTTCACTTggtcaataaattaaaatatagatACTTATATagctaaatatacatttatacaattttttattaactGATTCAGCAATTAAATAACTAGAATATCTGTTTTGCAGCAGCTTTATTTATGATCCCTTTTTAATTTTCAATAATgctcttattgttattattataaaaaataaccaTAATATTAAGTGACCAAAAAAgtcactattgaaaaaaaaacacaatctgtATGTTCATGCTGCATTTTAAATTAACCGATAATTTAATAacctgaaagaaaacaaaattgtttattttaatcatCCATCCTTCCCTTTTTTACATTGATGTTATCATCCTTCCATATTAGAGCTCTCTCTCATTGATCACTATAACAATGCAAGTCACATTGTTGACTGGAAACCTGAGCCTTTATGTTCTCACACTATGGCACAAGTGGAAAAACAAGCTGGAAATCAGCTCAACGGAAATTTCCGAGTAATTAAAGGTGTGTGCCAGCGGTCAGACTGAGTGAATTGTGTTTATATGAAGAATGAATTCATGCTTACTGAAGTGTTGCCTTAGTAAAATGAGCATATTAAAGCTGTTCTCAACCCTGAACAGGTGATCGCAGCGGAGGGGGAAATGAAAGCTTCCCGCGCTCTGAAAGAAGCTGCAAACGTGATGTCCGAGTCTCCAGCAGCGCTTCAGCTACGCTACATGCAGACGCTGACCGAGATAGCCTCTGAAAGAAACTCCACAATCATCTTTCCTGTACCCATGGACCTCATGTCTGGTTTTATGAGGAGGTgaccatatactgtatattgtaaaCAAATATGATAATAAACAGCTGTGTTAATGTATATTCAAACAAAACTTGCCCGTAGCTATTGATTTATGTGCTTTGcgtatatttatgcttttaactGCATAATGAGACCATCATGTCTGTTCTGACAACTTTTGATTTAGAatatttaaaggcacagtatacTTAGATTATTCCAACTGTTTCGACGATTtttcaaatccagagaaataagctaTTTTACGTGTGTCGCCATGCTATTACGCCAAACACcctataatttttgttttttatttatataaaacatggAAACACCAAAGGTAATTTAATATGTTGTCTGTTTTAATACACTGCTTTATAATAACACTGTAGCATTATAACATAGCTCTAAATGTCTATATTTTGATAAACCACAATCCACATGATCACAGCCAGAAGAACCTGAAGCGGTAGATTGTGGCATGATAAAAGTTCTGCTGCTTTTCATGCTATTTCACACTCGTCTCTCATCAGCAGTTGCTTCAGTGCTCTCATTTGACATATTTCAGCCTTACTCTGCGCCGTGCTACCATGATAAGTTTTGAATTCATGATCATGGTTTCTGTAGGATGTAACATATCCTGTTCCACATTCACATCATCAAACTATATGCCTTTGTTGGTTGTGAACACTCATGTAACAGTGAAAATGACCTAATGTGCCTTGAACTCCGcagattaacaaagtgacttgttttgacacactcaaaaaatatttctctttgcttgttcaaactacttgtttaaaaataactgaaacaacataattcgttagaacttaattttttatgttcaatccacataaatttgttaaaagtgttaagttaacctaattaatttgtgttgggtcaacatgaatgaattgtgtggaaccctgcattttttacagtgcatcttAATTGAAATAGTAATGCACCATACTATTGTTGCTTTCAATAAATCAGCTGGTAATACTTGAAATGTAAACATAAGCTAGGTATCAGTCCAATATAGCAAAAAATTTGTTGAAATGTGCAAAAATGTTTACATTGCATTAATAAAAATTGattgtaaaaacaaaaccaaattaaGCAATAATGTGTGTGATAAAATTGCATCTGAGTCAATTTAGTGGTCAGAAGTGACTGCTTGAAGAGAATGTTACAAACCAAACACTTGAAAATTAAAACTTTccccaaaaacaaaacagaacacatAAAGAAATAAGATATTTGTTTCGACATTGCCTAACAACCAAAGTTATTCAACATTTTTGGACTTTTTGGATATCTGCAAAAATTGTGATATCCTGCACCAATAGTTTGAAACCACATATTGTGTGGTTAACTCATATAAATTCTAGTACAAAAAACAGTAATGTGTTTAGAAGTTCCTTTTCTGCCATTTACAGATTCATTATATGAGTGAAAGCTTCATTACAGGGTGTACTTATCTATATCAACAAGTAAATGCAAACTAGGGCTGTCAGTCACTTTAATGTATTACACCGgaggttctcaaactgtggtacctgtaccacttgtggtacgcgggctttcttctagtggtacgcagaggaatcaaatatgtcatatgtacattatacatatatttcaaaatttatcaaaatgatttaaatatgaatatagtatataataatatttattatattattatttattattattattattatttctgaggtccaggcaacatttccaggtgttgttcagagctttagctgctttactgggcttaatacgcaattgtattttaatactgctCATTGTGGTAGTACTTGGAGGGAC
Coding sequences:
- the zgc:112408 gene encoding uncharacterized protein LOC550260; amino-acid sequence: MSIMLSPSRELSHNKIEPIANEESDTNVIVQSDGDQSKSCGFCGYILTFFSCLLIFFTFPVSVWFCMKVVQEYERAVIFRLGRLLGGAKGPGLFWIIPCMDTFRKVDLRTVSFDIPAQEVLTKDSVTIMVDAVVYYRIFNPTVSITKVENANYATQMLAQTTLRNMLGTKSLADILKDREEMSEQMEAVLYSASKNWGIKVERVELKDVKLPTTLQRAMAAEAEASRDARAKVIAAEGEMKASRALKEAANVMSESPAALQLRYMQTLTEIASERNSTIIFPVPMDLMSGFMRR